The following coding sequences lie in one Arachis ipaensis cultivar K30076 chromosome B03, Araip1.1, whole genome shotgun sequence genomic window:
- the LOC107629652 gene encoding cytokinin dehydrogenase 6 isoform X2, whose amino-acid sequence MNIIAFLRSFTILFLSCVTIITRFDWCFSSITASSFSLNAVGGGHFSFDETSLRNAAKDFGNRFQYQPMAVMNPESVSDIANTIKHVWLMGPTSHLTVAARGHAHSLQGQAQAPNGIVINMESLKLPGMQLHLGPDSDSDSDSDSDSDSPYVDVSGGELWINILHETLRFGLTPRSWTDYLHLTVGGTLSNAGVSGQAFRHGPQISNVQQLEIVTGQVVNCSKDENGELFHSVLGGLGQFGIITRARILLEPAPTMVKWIRVLYSDFTAFTRDQEKLISSENNNAFDYIEGFVIINRTGLLNNWRSTFNPQDPIQANQFKSDGRTLFCLELAKYFNPQDIDFVNEEVEKHLSYLHYIESTLFLTEVTYVEFLDRVHVSELKLRSKGLWDVPHPWLNLFVPRSNIHKFAQVVFGNILTETSNGPVLIYPVNKSKWDNRSSVVTPDEEVFYLVGILASAVGDSSGNDGIEHIEGENRRILEYCERNNLGVKQYLPHYNTQEEWKAHFGPKWESFLQRKSVYDPLAILAPGQRIFQKAINFS is encoded by the exons atgaatattATTGCGTTCCTTAGAAGCTTCACGATCTTGTTCCTTAGTTGTGTAACCATTATTACTAGGTTTGATTGGTGCTTTTCAAGCATCacagcttcttctttttctttgaatgCAGTTGGTGGTGGACACTTCAGTTTTGACGAAACTAGCCTCAGAAATGCAGCTAAAGACTTTGGAAACAGGTTCCAATACCAACCAATGGCAGTTATGAATCCAGAATCAGTTTCTGACATTGCCAACACCATCAAGCATGTGTGGCTCATGGGACCCACTTCTCACCTAACTGTTGCTGCAAGAGGCCATGCCCACTCTCTCCAAGGTCAGGCTCAAGCTCCCAATGGAATTGTCATCAACATGGAATCTCTTAAGCTACCTGGAATGCAGCTACATCTAGGACCAGATTCTGATTCGGATTCAGATTccgattctgattctgattctccTTATGTTGATGTTTCCGGTGGTGAGTTGTGGATAAACATCTTGCATGAGACTCTTAGGTTTGGTTTAACACCGAGATCATGGACGGACTATTTACATCTTACCGTTGGCGGCACGCTCTCCAACGCCGGCGTAAGCGGCCAGGCGTTCCGCCACGGTCCTCAGATCAGTAATGTTCAGCAGCTTGAGATTGTTACAG GGCAAGTGGTAAACTGCTCCAAGGATGAGAATGGTGAACTGTTTCACAGTGTGTTAGGGGGTCTTGGGCAGTTTGGCATTATAACAAGGGCAAGAATTTTACTTGAACCAGCACCTACCATGGTGAAATGGATCAGAGTGTTGTATTCAGATTTCACAGCATTCACAAGAGACCAAGAGAAACTGATATCTTCAGAGAACAATAATGCATTTGATTACATTGAAGGTTTTGTGATAATAAACAGAACTGGTCTCCTAAATAATTGGAGATCAACCTTTAATCCTCAAGATCCAATTCAAGCTAATCAGTTCAAGTCAGATGGAAGAACCCTCTTCTGCCTAGAATTAGCCAAGTATTTCAATCCACAAGATATCGATTTCGTAAACGAG GAAGTTGAGAAGCATTTGTCTTATCTGCACTATATTGAATCAACACTGTTCCTAACAGAAGTAACATATGTAGAGTTCTTAGACAGAGTGCATGTATCAGAGTTGAAGCTGCGTTCAAAAGGGTTGTGGGATGTTCCACACCCATGGCTCAATCTCTTTGTACCAAGAAGCAATATACACAAGTTTGCACAAGTTGTCTTTGGGAATATCCTAACTGAAACCAGCAATGGCCCTGTCCTTATCTATCCAGTAAATAAATCAAA GTGGGACAATAGAAGCTCAGTTGTGACACCAGATGAAGAAGTGTTTTACTTAGTGGGAATTTTAGCATCTGCAGTGGGAGATTCAAGTGGAAATGATGGGATAGAGCACATAGAAGGTGAGAACAGAAGGATATTGGAGTACTGTGAAAGAAACAATCTTGGAGTGAAGCAGTACTTGCCCCACTATAACACACAGGAGGAATGGAAGGCCCACTTTGGTCCAAAGTGGGAGTCTTTTCTGCAAAGAAAATCTGTTTATGACCCTTTGGCTATTCTGGCTCCAGGCCAAAGAATATTTCAAAAAGCAATAAACTTCTCATGA
- the LOC107629652 gene encoding cytokinin dehydrogenase 6 isoform X1 yields MNIIAFLRSFTILFLSCVTIITRFDWCFSSITASSFSLNAVGGGHFSFDETSLRNAAKDFGNRFQYQPMAVMNPESVSDIANTIKHVWLMGPTSHLTVAARGHAHSLQGQAQAPNGIVINMESLKLPGMQLHLGPDSDSDSDSDSDSDSPYVDVSGGELWINILHETLRFGLTPRSWTDYLHLTVGGTLSNAGVSGQAFRHGPQISNVQQLEIVTGTGQVVNCSKDENGELFHSVLGGLGQFGIITRARILLEPAPTMVKWIRVLYSDFTAFTRDQEKLISSENNNAFDYIEGFVIINRTGLLNNWRSTFNPQDPIQANQFKSDGRTLFCLELAKYFNPQDIDFVNEEVEKHLSYLHYIESTLFLTEVTYVEFLDRVHVSELKLRSKGLWDVPHPWLNLFVPRSNIHKFAQVVFGNILTETSNGPVLIYPVNKSKWDNRSSVVTPDEEVFYLVGILASAVGDSSGNDGIEHIEGENRRILEYCERNNLGVKQYLPHYNTQEEWKAHFGPKWESFLQRKSVYDPLAILAPGQRIFQKAINFS; encoded by the exons atgaatattATTGCGTTCCTTAGAAGCTTCACGATCTTGTTCCTTAGTTGTGTAACCATTATTACTAGGTTTGATTGGTGCTTTTCAAGCATCacagcttcttctttttctttgaatgCAGTTGGTGGTGGACACTTCAGTTTTGACGAAACTAGCCTCAGAAATGCAGCTAAAGACTTTGGAAACAGGTTCCAATACCAACCAATGGCAGTTATGAATCCAGAATCAGTTTCTGACATTGCCAACACCATCAAGCATGTGTGGCTCATGGGACCCACTTCTCACCTAACTGTTGCTGCAAGAGGCCATGCCCACTCTCTCCAAGGTCAGGCTCAAGCTCCCAATGGAATTGTCATCAACATGGAATCTCTTAAGCTACCTGGAATGCAGCTACATCTAGGACCAGATTCTGATTCGGATTCAGATTccgattctgattctgattctccTTATGTTGATGTTTCCGGTGGTGAGTTGTGGATAAACATCTTGCATGAGACTCTTAGGTTTGGTTTAACACCGAGATCATGGACGGACTATTTACATCTTACCGTTGGCGGCACGCTCTCCAACGCCGGCGTAAGCGGCCAGGCGTTCCGCCACGGTCCTCAGATCAGTAATGTTCAGCAGCTTGAGATTGTTACAG GAACAGGGCAAGTGGTAAACTGCTCCAAGGATGAGAATGGTGAACTGTTTCACAGTGTGTTAGGGGGTCTTGGGCAGTTTGGCATTATAACAAGGGCAAGAATTTTACTTGAACCAGCACCTACCATGGTGAAATGGATCAGAGTGTTGTATTCAGATTTCACAGCATTCACAAGAGACCAAGAGAAACTGATATCTTCAGAGAACAATAATGCATTTGATTACATTGAAGGTTTTGTGATAATAAACAGAACTGGTCTCCTAAATAATTGGAGATCAACCTTTAATCCTCAAGATCCAATTCAAGCTAATCAGTTCAAGTCAGATGGAAGAACCCTCTTCTGCCTAGAATTAGCCAAGTATTTCAATCCACAAGATATCGATTTCGTAAACGAG GAAGTTGAGAAGCATTTGTCTTATCTGCACTATATTGAATCAACACTGTTCCTAACAGAAGTAACATATGTAGAGTTCTTAGACAGAGTGCATGTATCAGAGTTGAAGCTGCGTTCAAAAGGGTTGTGGGATGTTCCACACCCATGGCTCAATCTCTTTGTACCAAGAAGCAATATACACAAGTTTGCACAAGTTGTCTTTGGGAATATCCTAACTGAAACCAGCAATGGCCCTGTCCTTATCTATCCAGTAAATAAATCAAA GTGGGACAATAGAAGCTCAGTTGTGACACCAGATGAAGAAGTGTTTTACTTAGTGGGAATTTTAGCATCTGCAGTGGGAGATTCAAGTGGAAATGATGGGATAGAGCACATAGAAGGTGAGAACAGAAGGATATTGGAGTACTGTGAAAGAAACAATCTTGGAGTGAAGCAGTACTTGCCCCACTATAACACACAGGAGGAATGGAAGGCCCACTTTGGTCCAAAGTGGGAGTCTTTTCTGCAAAGAAAATCTGTTTATGACCCTTTGGCTATTCTGGCTCCAGGCCAAAGAATATTTCAAAAAGCAATAAACTTCTCATGA
- the LOC107632525 gene encoding uncharacterized protein LOC107632525 has translation MNISSHKDFLLLLASKLKPPLNKDAAKVRQPRRRNRLKIWRSHELVGESLPSRCGVHLKVVATTVSVIQGGLTEDGHVSLPEQVATFLIILAHHKKNRSLQVRFCRSGETVSKYFNKVLKSVIRIQGILFAKATPVAEDCVDPTWRRFKGCLGALDGTYIEVTVPESEKARYRTRKGKICTNVLGVCNREMGFVYVLSGWEGSASDSRVLRDAITRRNSLKIPHGNYYLVDAGYTNGPEFLAPYRGTRYHVREWAQGARAPRNYQEYFNQVHSSARNIIERCFGLLKKRWSILRSPSFYPLKTQFQIIIACCLLQNFIRKSMEMDPEEEGSILDEFTPDGDEEQDGLIDVVENTNEWSHWCDNIANEMYEEWRASRTE, from the exons ATGAATATATCATCTCATAAAGACTTCCTTCTTCTGTTGGCATCAAAGTTGAAACCACCACTCAACAAAGAT GCAGCGAAGGTTCGTCAACCGCGCCGGCGTAACCGGTTGAAG ATCTGGCGGTCCCACGAACTTGTAGGAGAGAGCCTGCCGAGTAGGTGTGGAGTCCATCTGAAAGTTGTTGCGACCACAGTTTCTGTTATCCAG GGAGGACTTACAGAGGATGGTCATGTAAGCCTGCCGGAGCAGGTTGCGACCTTCTTAATTATCTTAGCGCATCACAAGAAAAACCGTAGTCTACAGGTTAGATTTTGTAGGTCCGGCGAGACAGTGAGTAAGTATTTTAATAAAGTTTTGAAGTCTGTAATACGGATTCAAGGGATATTGTTCGCGAAGGCTACACCAGTTGCCGAGGACTGTGTGGACCCCACATGGAGAAGGTTTAAG GGTTGCTTGGGAGCATTAGACGGCACTTATATAGAGGTGACAGTCCCCGAATCTGAGAAGGCAAGGTACCGGACAAGAAAGGGTAAAATCTGCACGAATGTCTTAGGGGTGTGTAACCGGGAGATGGGTTTTGTCTACGTACTCAGCGGATGGGAGGGTTCGGCATCTGATTCACGGGTACTTCGAGATGCAATAACTCGTCGTAATAGTCTTAAGATACCCCACG GTAATTACTATTTAGTTGATGCTGGCTACACAAATGGTCCGGAGTTTCTTGCACCGTATAGAGGGACTCGATATCATGTAAGAGAGTGGGCCCAGGGAGCACGTGCACCGCGCAACTACCAAGAATATTTTAACCAGGTACACTCTTCTGCAAGGAATATTATTGAGCGCTGCTTTGGTTTGCTGAAGAAGAGGTGGTCCATCTTAAGAAGCCCTAGCTTTTATCCCCTAAAGACACAATTTCAGATAATTATTGCCTGTTGTTTGCTGCAAAATTTCATTAGAAAGAGTATGGAGATGGATCCGGAGGAGGAAGGTAGCATATTGGATGAATTCACGCCCGATGGAGACGAGGAACAAGATGGATTGATCGATGTGGTCGAAAACACGAACGAGTGGAGTCACTGGTGTGACAACATAGCAAATGAGATGTATGAAGAGTGGCGTGCGAGTCGTACGGAGTAG